DNA sequence from the Tissierella sp. MB52-C2 genome:
ATTTCTCACCGAATTCATTGTTGATAACTAGTATGCCATCCAATAAAGCAGAGACATTTGAAGTATTAGAATATTTTAAGATGATAATATCAGGATTAGGATTTACCGTATTTTTTACCTTTTTATCAATAATGAGTATAAAAAAACAAAAAGTTTAAGAAGAAAGAGGCTAAGTCCTTAGGTTAATTTTAATGACCTATAGACTTAGTCTATTTTTACCATAAGGTAGATTATACTATTACATATCAATTTCAACTCATAAGTGAATTGCACAAATATTCAATTACTAGGTTATTGTAAAGAGAATTGATCCAATGTTATGATATAAATGTAGGAATTGAAAAATAAAAGATATTTTAGGAGATATCCAAGATTGGTACTATAAACCTTTAATTTGGAGGGATTATTATGGAAATAAGGGAAATAATAGGGCAGAATATTGCAAGATATAGAAAAGAGAGAGACCTTACACAAGAAGATTTGGCAATAGAATTAGGAATAAGTTTTAAGGCTATTTCAAAATGGGAGAGAGGAAATAGTTTGCCTGATATAACATTGGTTCCAGATATATCTAAGATATTGGGAATTAGCATAGATAGACTATTTGGATATAAGAACCAAGAAAATATAACGAGTATATATGAACAGAAATACCAAACTGAAAATTATTATTGGGGACTAATTCCATCTAAGATGTGTTTTAATATCTTAGAGTTGATGCCTCCCATAAGACAATTAAAGGTGTTAGATATTGGATGTGGAGAGGGTAAAGATGCTGTTTTCTTTGCTAGAAATGGATATGATGTATCGGCTTTTGATATATCCACAGTAGGTTTAGAAAAATTGCAAAAACTATGTGAAGAAATCAATACATCTGTAAATACTTTTAGAGCCGATATAAATGATTATAGAATAAAATCTAAATACGATATATTGTTTTCTAGTGGAGTGCTGCATTATATAAAGCCAGAATTAAGAAGGGAAATATTTCTTAATTATAAGGAAAACACTAACGAAGATGGTATACATGTGTTTAATGTTTTCGTAGATAAACCTTTCATTGAAGCACCGCCAGAAAATGAGCCTAATGCATATCCGTGGATTTCTGGAGAATTACTCACATATTATCATGATTGGGAGATATTAAAGTTTGAAGAACAAACATTTGATTGTGAATCCTCGGGAATACCTCATAAACATACTATGAATATAATGATAGCAAAAAAAAGATAGATATAAATAGATGATGTGGATTCAATCTCCACATCATCTATTTTTTTATAACCAATAGGAAGGCTCTACGATAGAGTAATGAAAATACAATGCTTTAGGTAATGCATCAAGCTATATAAATAATATAAATCCAAGAATATATGTTTTGTTAGTCTTAATAATGCTAACAATAGAAAAGAGATTATAATAAAAAATAGTAGGAAAGTTAGATAGAGTAAATTAGCTTGAATTTTTATTGAATTTTGTATTCATAATAATAGGGTTAGTAGGATATTCTAAAAGCAATATAGGTATAATGAATACATTTTTTAACTATAGAAATTCTTTACAAGAACCAGCTGATGAGTAGTGATTGGCAGTATTGGCTTATGCCTAGGATTTAGATTATTATTGCTATTTCTTAACAAATGTTATAATATAGTGAAATGTACAAAATATAACATAGATTTTTCTAAAACCTCATTACAACCTTTTGCATAGCTGGATTTTAAATATTTGAATTAGAAAACCTAATATCATAGCAGAAGAAATAGCTCCATTATTATAATGGGAGGGATGTTGAATTGGAAAAAAAATTAAATAATATTTTTAAAGATATATTAAAAATAGTTTTTATAATATGTGTAGTTTTAAGTATGACGACTTCTAAGGTAGTAGCTGTTTCTGATAATATCCAAAATAAAAAGGCAATTGTGTTGATAGTGGATGAAATTAGTTTAGTAGAAATCCTTAATAGTTATACTCCTAATATAGATACACTGTTGGAAAATGGTGCTATGGGGTTTATGAACATACGAGCAAAGTCAAGTTTATCTAATAGGGGCAGTACTTATCTTAGCTTAGGTATGGGTGTAAGAACTTCAGCGTCCAGTAGAGGTGGATTAGCCTTTCAGAGAGATCAAGAATATCCTTTAACACATAATAGTATAGAAACGGAAGATATTGCTGTTAGTGATATTTATAAACTATATACAGGAAAGCAGCTTCCAGATGGTGAAGTTATAAATGTAAGCATTAGAGATATAGAAAAAACTGCCTTAGATATTACACCTAATAATCAAGTTGGACTTCTAGGTAAAATAGCTAGGGAAGAAGGTATTATAACAGGAATCGTAGGAAATAGTGACTTAAGTACACCTGCCAGAGAAGCTACTATGTTGGCTATGGATGAAAATGGAGCAATTCCTTTTGGTTATGTAGACTCTGATTTATTGATTTCTGATGCAAGTGTTTTGGGAGGAGTCAAGTTAAATCAAGAAAGGCTATTAGAAGAAGTAGAAGATATTCTACCTTATGTAAATATGCTATTTATAGATTATGGAGATACTGTAAGGGTACAAAAAGCAAGTGGACCTATAATAGAAGATATTAGGAAAGAACAAAAAATTAAAGCTATTGAACGAGCTGATTCATTCCTTGGTCAAGTTATGAACAAAGTCGATCAAGAGAAAACCTTATTTATGATTATAACGCCTAACCCTTCACCAGAAATGGTTAGCCAAGGTAACTTCGGTTTAACTCCTATAGTTATGTCAGGACCCAATATTCAAAGGGGATTATTGACTTCAAATACAACTCGTAGGGAAGGATTAGTAACTAATTTTGATTTTAGCCCTACTCTCCTCAGCTTCTTTGGAATTACTGAATCTAGAGGTTTTATTGGAGAAACAATGAAAGTAGCAGCTAATGATAATCCAGCGGAAACTTTGCTTAAAAACCAAGAGCAAAATTTATATTTAAGGAAGTATCGCCGTTTTTTCCACAATGCTTTTATCATTTTAATAGGTATTACTTTAATCGGATTTTATTTGCCTAAGTTTACAAAATGGAAAGGGCTACCAGGTAGGATACTTAACTATCTAAGTTTAACAGTAATGATTGTTCCTTTAATGATGATGACGGTTTCATTGATTGGATATAAATCTATAACCTTTGATCTCATTTATGTATTTGGAGGTGCCTTCATTATATCCTATGTTTTAAATAAGATTTTTAATCAGAAATTATTGATCATGGCCATAGTAGCATTGTTAACCAGCGGGTTGTTATTGACAGATGTTTTCGTTTTGCAAAAGCTGATGATTATTTCTCCATTGGGATCTGATGCAATTGCAGGAGGAAGGTTTTATGGTATAGGTAATGATTACATGGGTATATTGCTAGGCTCTACTTTATTAGGATTTTTTTCGCTATTTCATCTATATAAAACGAAAAAGTCCGTTATGGTAGTATCTATGATTACTTATATGCTTTTAGCCATAGTAGGTCTTAGCCCTTTTTTTGGAGCTAATATGGGTGGAACATTATCTGCCATGTTATCGACTTTATTGATTTTACTAGTTATCTTTGATAGAAAACTTTCCTTTAAAAAGATAGCTATTATAGGTGTTGGAGTTGTTTTAGGGATATTATTGGTAGCCAGATTAG
Encoded proteins:
- a CDS encoding helix-turn-helix domain-containing protein gives rise to the protein MEIREIIGQNIARYRKERDLTQEDLAIELGISFKAISKWERGNSLPDITLVPDISKILGISIDRLFGYKNQENITSIYEQKYQTENYYWGLIPSKMCFNILELMPPIRQLKVLDIGCGEGKDAVFFARNGYDVSAFDISTVGLEKLQKLCEEINTSVNTFRADINDYRIKSKYDILFSSGVLHYIKPELRREIFLNYKENTNEDGIHVFNVFVDKPFIEAPPENEPNAYPWISGELLTYYHDWEILKFEEQTFDCESSGIPHKHTMNIMIAKKR